The genome window actatagagatcccgacatggaaatgggaggcgataaacatggactttatcacgggtttacctcgttctaatcgtaagttcgattccatatgggtgatagtcgataggctcacgaaatcagctcacttcctaccggtcagatctacatatacaacagaagattatgcaaagttatatattaaggagatagtgcggctacacggagtaccagtttctattatatctgaccgtggggctcaagtttacagcacatttttggaggtcatttcagagaggtctagggactcaggtgaatctcagcacagcttttcatccacagactgatggacaagccgagcgcacaattcagacgctcgaggatatgttacgagtatgtgtgttggattttaaaagaagttgggatgaacatctacctcttatcgagtttgcatataataacagttaccactccagtatccagatggctccgtacgaggctttgtatgggcgtaagtgcagatctcctatagggtggtttgatgttggagaatctgggttacatgggccagacctggttcagcaggccatagagaaagtaaaggttatccgggagcgactgttgacagctcagagtcgtcagaagtcatattctgacgtgcggcgacgagacttagagttcaggattaatgactgggtattcttaaaggtatcacctatgaagggcgtgatgaggtttggcaagaaaggcaagcttagcccacggtatattgggccttataggatcattcggagagtaggccaagtagcttatgagttagagttgccctcagaattggagtctgtccatccggtttttcatgtatctatgctatggaagtgcattggcgatcctacccgagtggtgcccacgaaTGATGTACACATTACAGAGGACtggtcatacgaggaaattctagttgccatcctagaccgacaaatctgcaagctgcgaaataaggaggtagcttccgtgaaggttttatggaggagcaagaatgtagaagagatgacgtgggaatcggagggagaaatgaagtctaaatacccccacctatttcaaactgaagatatggttcgagatgggacgctacaacatagctctatgtaggctagtaggtcatcaggtaagcttttatttttcactttcaatatttatgatttactgtcggtgaggcaaattgctgctatttataaagattggccatgtatggcatgcatagtatgttttctggctgcgtgcaggttggttttaacctagtgtacgaaggatactttggcaaaattttccaaagtctctaagagtaaacattcgaggacgaatgttcccaagggtgGAGTGatattacaccctatattttcgtacgtaaaaatgcgtcgtaagaaaactaatgtaggaccaaaaatgagataatatttaaaagtatataaagtaagttaatcatgttacctctgaggttacaaatattgaagatcatgaacaataagtacaaagagggttggacagttcagaagctaaagcaattaaataaaataatgttttgtcaaaagtcgacaagttgggaatgttataacatgtacctttggggtgagactagggtgattaacatgataaggagattatgttatgatttatattagtcgtatgacatccgtgtgttatgttttgaagtcaagcgagttgtggaacaaaagtcgatgaaagtcatcacaagttacattcataagttttactgaaactttgggtcaaatgtaactgcaattttctcccaatatacttagagttatggggtgttccacccatcaaattaaagatctatgagtctattttccaacgcattaaaccgtttgtcaatacgacatcggagtagagagatatgggcatgtttgcgatactgcgcaagctgctaggtgacaagtaggtgtgtcacctacttgcttaaatgaaagcccaaaaatgggccatttcgggtcgtccaaagaggccttttaaaggcctattttcttcatatattagacttaaaatagagcataataaccagacataagctctgcaaagaatcctcccaaatatttcccacaaaccctaattgattttctctccctttcaagttctaattggaggtaaaacctagagtttgaagaaccaagataggatctgagttatccaacaaataaggtgcgtttactgctctctttcatccattttttctgctgtaaattcatggcaagtcgttctatacttgtaagaactcacgggacggtgatcggaagccgtgagttcgagttattcacttgtagcggactgttttgtggactgttttgtgttgctgttgggctgcgtgttttactactgttttgtggagttttggaggaggaagggggtgtagaaacaccatataaatgtagggtggttggctggtcgttcgtcataacatttccgggtcgtttgacactactacggtggtcgttttgagtatgaagagattggggtgtgttgggctgttttgtagtgtttgatggcgtatatagggctggaaaatgatgtatatatgttgttattgttctgttcttgtattgttggtgttatcttgaatttggaggaagtaaggattataggggagatgctgcccgttttaatacaaaataagtttgtcgttcgttgtgcgatagttgtacctttcgtaacttaacgatagtattattatcattcttgtagattaaggtgcgaagaggtgagttcaacttggtgattggaaagattgtgataaggtatgttaaggctaagcccttccttcattttggcatgatctcgtagctacatgtgttaataatgagacataaagagaagttcgtattcatgaatttattcacattattctagcctcataagttacaatattattccttatcgagacttcatattcagtttagttttgtctttattcagtcaagagagcagagggtctatatatatatatatatatatatatatacagtattacactattttcatcaccatcgagctataattggtgggcaggcccctattgggcaacctctgatcagatggtaagttatatatactgagcctaccgtggccgagtgcctatgagcgagcccaggatggccgaggtacagagcccagtatggccaagagcatatgagcgagcctactacggccgagcagttacacgtaccgaaccttataaggccggacatttattttacttactatattgaaggagtttagtcactatcagcaggtaagtatatctccagaccatctttgactcccagttaattcaagttatcatattatcagttcagtttcagaatttagttattttattgccttacatacttggtacattatttcgcactgatgtcccttttctgggggcactgcatttcatgcatgcaggttcagacagacagacggttagacctcctcaataggtgtttcccgagttcagcctgatcggtaagctccacgtcttttggagttgccaggtctagagttttgtgtacatcttatgtatatctgtatatatgttatgggtaggtcggggccctgttccgatcacaatatatctatcagtagaggcttgtagacatatcctgttggttagtgtagtatgttgggtttgtaggcctggtatgtatatttgatggtttgtcagctgtagtagctatgacggccttgtcggcctagctttatattgatgtttagttagcgctagtttccattcagttttatattttgcttcgcaaattatcttgcaaggtggccccatggccaaagtatgacattatatgttcagagtcccttagccgcaatttggtacgccaggttgggtgaggcaccgggtgctggtctcgctcttaggttcggggcatgacaagtctcccctgtaattgaggcctatccacctgccaaagAATCCCAAAACCATTCCTAACAACATAACCACAacataacaatataaaacaacAGGGAAACAACACCGGCCACAATGCCATTAAACATTACATTACCAAGGAGGAGCAATCCCAACATAAGTCGTATAGGGGAAACATAGTTTATAGAATGTTAGATTTCTACATCATGGACACAATTACATAGCTATTAAAATAAATTAGGATACATCTTCTTCATCTCCTCCTCAACTTCtcaggtggcctcttcgacttgttggctttgccataacactttcacggaggcaatttctttgttcctcaactttcgaacttgcctatcaagaatggcaactggaatttcttcatacatcaattcttcattaacctcaatagtctcaaccgaaaTAATAAGCGacagatctccaaccacctttttcaacatggatacatgaaacactgggtgcactaaagacatctctggaggtagttctagcctgtaagccaccttgCCAATCCTCTGGATGAttctgtatggtccgacataactcggactcaattttcctttcttaccaaaccgcattacacccttcatagggaaaaccttcaagaatacccaatcatcttctttgaactctaaatccctGCGAcccacatccgaataggacttttgataACTTTGAGCACTTTTCAACCGTTttgtaatgatcttaaccttctctatAGCGTGATGCATGAGGTCTAGCCCTATCAATGCTGCTTCTCCcatctcaaaccacccaatgggagatctacacctcctaccctataaagcctcgaacggtgtcATCTGAaagctagcatgataactgttgttgtaggcaaattctatgagaagcaaatgatcatcccagctacccctaaAGTCAAGAACATAAGCTTGCAACATATCTTGAAGCGTCTGAATATTTCGCTCTGcatgcccgtcagtctgcgggtgaaaggctgtactaagattcacctgagtacacAAACCTtgatgaaatttcttccaaaagttggttgtgaactgtgcccctcgatatgaggtaatagaaactggagtgccatgcaacctgactatttccttgatatacaactgagcatactattctggtgtgtcggtagccttaacaggtaagaagtgtgctgatttcgtgagtcgatccacaatcacccaaatcgagtcgaacttcgaggagtgcgaggtagtcctaccacaaagtccatattgaccATCTCCCATTCCACATCAGAATTTCTATGTTCTTTGCCAACCCACccggcctttggtgttcggccttcacttgctgacaatttggacatcttgccataaagtccgctacattcctcttcatatcatttcacaagtagacttccttaagatcatggtacatctttgtagagcccgggtgcatggaatacctagaagtatgagactcggtcatgattctttcctgaAGACCATCCAGGTTTGGAACATATAGTCACCCTTGgaaccttagtgtaccatcatccatgccaagagaaaaggccatggtcttatgtttatgaatcccctccttcaattgtaccaacaatagGTCGTTGTATTGCTTTTCATTGACTTTTACAATAAgagatgattcaaccctattttgcacaatcacccctctttcactagaatccgcaagaagaactcctaaactagccaaccgatgaatcTCCTTGGCTAACGGCCTTTGATaggcctccaagtgagccaaactacctatagatttccggctaagagcatccgctacaacattagccttccctggatgatacagaatatcgatgtcgtaatccttgagtaactcaatccatcttctctacctcagattcaattccttctatttgaaaatgtattgaaggctcttatggtccgtgaatatatctacatggaccccatacagataatggtaccatattttcaatgtaaatactaccgccgcaagctctaagtcatgtgttggatagttcttttcatgattcttgagttgcttagaagcataagctatcaccttgccatgttgcgttaatacacacccaagtccgattcttgaagcatcacaatataccacaaactcaTCTGTACtgtctggtagagtcaacactggtgccgtggtcaatctcgatttcaactcctggaagctcctttcacaagcatctgaccattggaacttaaccaccttctacgtcaatttagtcaatggagaggcaagggtagagaacccctccacaaacttccagTAATAtctagctaagcccaagaaactacaaATCTCagttggggtagtaggtctaggctaattctTCACCGCTGAAATATTCTGAGGGgcgaccttaattccttctctggagatgacatgacccaagaatgtgacagattaaAGCCAAATTTCGCATttcgaaaacttcgcatacaattggtgctaATACAgggtctgcaaaactgccctgagatggtcggcatggtcctctcgagtgagtgaatatacaaggatatcgtcaataaacactatcacaaaagagtcgaggaacgacatgaaaactcggttcataagatccatgaaagctttCGGGGTATTTGTTAGctcaaaagacattaccaaaaattcaaagtgcccataccgggtcctaaaagctattttcggaatatcctgttccatgatcttcaattggtgatacctggaTCTTAAATctatcttggagaagtacttagcaccttgcaattggtcaaacaagtcatctatccttggtagtgggtatttattcttgatcgtgaccttgttgagatgccgatagtcaatacacattctcagtgacccatctttcttacttacaaaaaggaccggtgcgtcccaaggcgacacacttggccggatgaaacccttctctaacaaatccttcaattgttcctttagctccttcaattatgtcggtgccattctataaggcggaatagatataggttgcgtgtctggcatcacatcaatcccaaaatcaatcttctGTCTAGCGGGATCCCAGGGAGCTAATCCAGAAAGAcccctggaaattcattcacagcAGGcatggactcaagtgtaggtgcctcagcatcggtgtccataACTTGGACAAAAtagtagatacaccccttgttaaatATCTTCGTGGCCTAAAGGTAAGAAATagacctacccttcggcaccacatcatccctaTTCCtttcaatcactgactcatttggaaattcaaacctaacggttctagttcgacaatcaagcttagTGAAATATGAATAAAGCCAGACCATCccccataataacatcaaaatcaaccatcaccaattcaatgagatcggccatggtgtcccgaccaagCACcctgacaacacaatccctataaacctgcgtggccacaatagactcaccaaccggagtagatacagagtaCGACTCAtggagctgttccggttctatcccaaattctatagcaacatagggagtgacatgggacaaagtggaaccgggatcaataagagcatacacataaTGAGATttgacagtcaatatacctatgacaacatctggagaagcctctgaatctcGATGCCtctgcatagcataaaatctgctgggtTCTCCTGAACtatgtgcaccacccctagctgcacaatgccctgcgggtgctggggtgcctcgagctggaggaggtgctgtggatgtagtagctgcagaactagctAGCTGCGCCGCACCTCTGCCCATGATCCTGCGGGACGAGTGGCAATCCCTCTAAACATGACCCCTCATACCGCACCCGTAGCATATATgtaggtccatgaagcagaccccaaagtgcatcctcccacattTAGGGCATAGGGTCCTCCGCTGCTGATGGAATCTCCCTCTAGGACGACCCTGTTGGcggggtcccctgttgccctgattgTGCCCGGATGGTTGTGCACTCATCGAAGACTGAGCGAATGACTGAGATgaccctgatgaccctcccctaaatgtCGACCTatcaccaccagaagaaccatcCAAGTTGCCCACGGTCCGAGCCTTGCTGCTACCCTCACACTCCCTTCTATTTTTCAGTTTACgatcctctgtagcttgagcaaatgccaccatcttcccatagttcatattagaattcaaggcagctataGATGCCtaattaataaccaaggggctaaggccatgcacaaaccggcgcactctagcctctatagtgggcaacatgtgaatagcatactttgacaggcgcacgaactccatatggtactcccacacattgatgctaccctgcttcaggctctcaaacttagtggcacgggctgccttagtctagGTAGGTAAGAAATGATCCACAAGGGCATCGGTGAACTTACTctacctcgccggagggctcccctcctcacgggactcctcacACATCTAAAAcaaagaataggccacccctttcaggtggtaggaggccagctccactccctccgtcttagtagcacgcataactcagagagtcttgtgcatcatatcaatgaagtcctgaggtcctcctcaggatcagtacctgtgaacactagaggatccaactggagaaacatattcaccctagaactagcaaAATCCTCTGGCTGACTAGAAAAAGTAGGTGCAACACTTGATCTCTAGGCATGGGAGGCCACTATctaagccaacatctgtatggctcccctaagatccccatcagaaacaccagaattggaagctggaggtggaactagaatatcagttggagggactgttgcaccctcagtaggtctAGGAACTGGTGCAGTCTGAGCAGGAATAGTAGATTCAGGCGGTGTAGTAAttggggaatatcctcacccctcgggtgttcacccgcatcatcaaatatcgaatcaactgccactccttgggtgacattggctccttggccagttcttaccTTCTTCCTAGGCACCATGTACTTAAAGTTAGagtaaagcacgagttaaaggagcaacaatcttacaatcagctttatcgcacgatcgagaacatcaaataagggtattattcctaagtgCCCGAGTAGCCTCCTAAatatagatgtggtcaacaacacaccgataagaatgaCTCGATAAGAatgactctactagatacggctccgagacatcctaggacactttataACCtttggctctaataccaagtttgtcacgccccgacttcggtgagcgcgaccggtgctcaatcgAGAtaccccagtcgagcaagcctatacaATACCTTCTTCACGTAtcgcccatgaataaagagaagatacatttatatcattaattaaacattaagaggtcatgtgaaaaATACCAGTTCACTTCCAtcagttacgtcattaacaagttcCCAAAGAAGTACACTATAAATTCGTAGTTAAAGTGGGacagatgatacaattacaacaagtttagttcaaccttcccaaaataggatacaacccacactatgtctccGGATCCTCTAATATAAACAAAATAGTGCTATGATAGTGCTGGAAACaatgccccggctatacctcaaaatactatacacatggaacaagagatacaggacctcagaatgaagtggggctcaccaaggcaGTTGGGGAAAGgatgtgctgctatcactgatcaataccacctgctatggaaccacatgcatccattaaagaagaaaaccccccgacaaaagggaagttagtacatgtcgaattaTACTAGTACGAAAACCAAACACCCatgcaaggacttggaaatacaacatgaatatgatgaatcatggtaacaataaaaggcctAGTTAGCCGTTAAAGCCATAGCAAATATATTAAGAGCTtttaataacatttataaatt of Nicotiana tomentosiformis chromosome 7, ASM39032v3, whole genome shotgun sequence contains these proteins:
- the LOC138895824 gene encoding uncharacterized protein — encoded protein: MGEAALIGLDLMHHAIEKVKIITKRLKSAQSYQKSYSDVGRRDLEFKEDDWVFLKVFPMKGVMRFGKKGKLSPSYVGPYRIIQRIGKVAYRLELPPEMSLVHPVFHVSMLKKVVGDLSLIISVETIEVNEELMYEEIPVAILDRNLTFYKLCFPYTTYVGIAPPW